In Lutra lutra chromosome 5, mLutLut1.2, whole genome shotgun sequence, a single genomic region encodes these proteins:
- the LOC125100255 gene encoding protocadherin gamma-B2 isoform X26: MRQSTERSSPALWRQVLLAFLLSLFRGALPNQIRYSIPEELAQNSVVGNLAKDLGLSVQDLPARKLRVSAEKEYFTVNPKSGDLLVSNRIDREQICGKKPLCILDFDTVAENPLNIFHVAVIVQDINDNTPLFKQNKIELKIVESTKPGKTFPLDPALDSDVGPNSLQRYHLNDNEHFDLTEKQTADGRKYPELVLKHSLDREEQNFHQLVLTAVDGGDPPQSGTSQIQIQVTDANDNPPVFIQDIYKVSLQEGVPRGFSVLQVTATDQDEGVNAEITYSFHNVDELVEQFFNLDKITGEITTKDDFDFEIANSYTFSVEAKDPGDLAAHCSIQVEIVDENDCAPEVIITSVFTPLPEDSPPGTVIALIKTRDRDSGENGEVYCQILGKADFMLKSYSKNYYKLVTHGPLDREEIPDYNIIVLATDRGKPPLSSRTNITLHIADVNDNEPVFQQPFYLVHIAENNPPGASIAQVSASDPDLGPNGRVSYSIVASDLEPRALASYVSVSAQSGVVFAQRAFDHEQLRAFELTLQARDQGSPALSANVSLRVLVGDRNDNAPRVLYPALGPDGSALFDTVPRAAQPGYLVTKVVAVDADSGHNAWLSYHVLQASEPGLFSLGLRTGEVRTARALGDRDAARQRLLVAVRDGGQPPLSATATLLLVFADSLQEVLPDVSDRPEPSDPQGELQFYLVVALALISVLFLLAVILAVALSLRRSSSPASWGCFQPGLCVKSGPVVPPTYSEGTLPYSYNLCVASQSAKTEFNFLTVTPEVTPSQDLLCEDVSWVPNTNHEGAGVPFASDVILKRPEKF; encoded by the exons atgaggcagagcacagagaggagCAGCCCAGCGCTGTGGCGGCAGGTATTGTTGGCTTTCCTACTGTCTTTGTTCCGCGGGGCTCTCCCGAATCAAATCCGGTATTCAATTCCGGAAGAGCTGGCCCAAAACTCAGTGGTAGGAAACCTCGCCAAGGATCTGGGGCTCAGTGTCCAGGACTTGCCAGCCCGGAAGCTGCGGGTTAGCGCggagaaagaatattttactGTAAACCCTAAGAGTGGGGACTTACTTGTGAGTAACAGAATAGACCGAGAGCAGATATGCGGAAAGAAGCCTCTGTGTATTCTGGATTTCGATACTGTCGCTGAGAACCCACTAAATATTTTCCATGTAGCAGTAATAGTGCAGGATATAAATGACAACACCCCGCTATTCAAACAGAATAAGATTGAATTAAAAATTGTAGAATCCACCAAGCCAGGTAAAACGTTTCCACTGGACCCGGCCCTGGATTCAGATGTTGGTCCAAATTCACTGCAAAGATACCATCTTAATGACAACGAGCACTTTGATCTCACAGAGAAACAGACTGCAGATGGACGTAAATATCCTGAGTTGGTTCTGAAACATTCTTTAGACAGAGAAGAACAGAATTTCCATCAATTGGTTCTAACAGCTGTGGACGGTGGGGACCCACCCCAAAGCGGCACCTCTCAGATCCAAATCCAAGTGACTGATGCTAACGATAACCCCCCAGTGTTCATCCAGGACATATACAAGGTCAGCTTGCAGGAAGGTGTGCCCCGAGGCTTTTCCGTGCTTCAAGTAACAGCTACTGACCAGGACGAGGGTGTCAACGCAGAGATCACCTACTCCTTTCATAATGTGGACGAACTAGTGGAACAGTTCTTTAACTTAGATAAAATAACAGGAGAAATCACGACAAAggatgattttgattttgaaattgcTAATAGTTACACTTTCAGTGTAGAAGCAAAAGATCCTGGAGATCTAGCGGCACACTGCAGTATCCAAGTTGAAATTGTCGATGAGAATGATTGTGCACCTGAAGTGATTATCACTTCAGTGTTTACTCCCCTGCCAGAAGATTCACCACCAGGAACAGTGATTGCCTTAATTAAAACAAGGGATAGAGACTCTGGAGAAAATGGAGAAGTTTACTGCCAAATCTTGGGAAAGGCCGACTTTATGCTGAAATCTTACTCGAAGAACTATTACAAGCTAGTGACACATGGGCCTCTGGACCGGGAGGAGATTCCAGACTACAACATCATTGTATTGGCCACCGACAGGGGAAAGCCGCCCCTCTCCTCCAGGACTAACATCACTCTGCACATCGCAGATGTCAACGACAACGAGCCAGTTTTCCAACAGCCTTTCTATTTGGTTCACATTGCAGAGAACAACCCTCCTGGAGCCTCCATCGCTCAAGTCAGCGCCTCCGACCCCGACCTGGGGCCCAACGGTCGCGTCTCCTACTCCATCGTGGCCAGCGACCTGGAGCCACGGGCGCTGGCGTCCTACGTGTCCGTGAGCGCGCAGAGCGGGGTGGTGTTCGCGCAGCGCGCCTTCGACCACGAGCAGCTGCGCGCCTTCGAGCTGACCCTGCAGGCGCGCGACCAGGGCTCGCCCGCGCTCAGCGCCAACGTGAGCCTGCGCGTGTTGGTGGGCGACCGCAACGACAACGCGCCGCGGGTGCTGTACCCGGCGCTGGGGCCCGACGGCTCGGCGCTGTTCGACACGGTGCCGCGCGCCGCGCAGCCCGGCTACCTGGTCACCAAGGTGGTGGCGGTGGACGCCGACTCGGGACACAATGCCTGGCTGTCGTACCACGTGCTGCAGGCCAGCGAGCCGGGACTCTTCAGCCTGGGGCTGCGCACGGGCGAGGTGCGCACGGCGCGTGCTTTGGGCGACCGGGACGCGGCCCGCCAGCGCCTGCTGGTCGCTGTGCGGGATGGGGGACAGCCGCCGCTCTCGGCCACGGCCACGCTGCTCCTGGTTTTCGCCGACAGCTTGCAGGAGGTGCTGCCGGATGTCAGCGACCGCCCTGAGCCCTCTGACCCTCAGGGGGAGCTGCAGTTTTACCTGGTGGTGGCTTTGGCCTTGATTTCGGTGTTGTTCCTCCTCGCGGTGATTCTGGCGGTTGCCCTGAGCCTGCGCCgctcctccagccctgcctcctggggctgctTTCAGCCTGGTCTGTGTGTCAAGTCAGGACCTGTGGTTCCTCCCACCTACAGTGAAGGGACTTTGCCTTATTCCTACAATCTGTGCGTTGCCTCACAATCAGCTAAGACAGAGTTTAATTTTCTTACTGTCACCCCAGAAGTGACTCCCTCTCAGGATCTCCTCTGTGAAGATGTCTCTTGGGTACCAAACACAAATCATGAAGGCGCTGGGGTCCCGTTTGCATCAGATGTTATTTTGAAG AGACCGGAGAAGTTTTAG
- the LOC125100259 gene encoding protocadherin gamma-A4-like isoform X1 — MAARPYRPKCSRLVGICVLLGALWKIQAEQIRYSVPEELEEGSYVGSIAKDLGLEPLELSERGVRIISRDVQSGADGIKYPELVLELALDREEKAVHHLLLTAFDGGALAHSGTVKIHVTLVDTNDNAPVFTQPEYHVKVPENVPVGYWLLTVKATDPDEGANGEVTYSFRKVREKMSQLFQLNSLTGDITVLGDLDYEDSGFYDIDVEAHDGPGLRARSKVLVTVLDVNDNAPEVTVTSLISSVQETSPPGTVIALFNVHDSDSGENGFVTCSILDNLPFTLEKTYGNYHRLLTCRTLDREEVSEYNITVTATDHGMPPLSTETQISLQVVDINDNPPAFPHASYSAYIPENNPRGASILSMSAQDPDSVENARVTYSLAEDTLHGLSLSSYVSINSDTGVLYALCSFDFEQVRDLQLLVRASDSGNPPLSSNVSLNIFIVDQNDNAPEILYPSLPTDGSTGVELAPRSAEPGYLVTKVVAVDRDSGQNAWLSYRLLKASEPGLFAVGLHTGEVRTARALLDRDALKQSLVVAVQDHGQPPLSATVTLTVAVADSIPDVLADLGSIGTPADPDDADLTLYLVVAVAAVSCVFLAFVIVLLALRLRRWHASRVLQASGGGLVGVPASHFVGVDGVRAFLQTYSHEVSLTADSRKSHLIFPQPNYADTLISQESCGKSEPLLVTQDLLETKGDPSLQQVSQSCHTKHRQRAI, encoded by the coding sequence ACGTGCAAAGTGGAGCGGACGGCATTAAGTACCCTGAGCTGGTGCTGGAGCTTGCTCtagacagagaagagaaggcgGTTCACCACCTCCTTCTCACCGCCTTTGACGGGGGTGCCCTGGCTCACTCTGGTACTGTCAAGATTCATGTAACGCTTGTAGATACCAACGACAATGCTCCCGTATTCACTCAGCCAGAATACCATGTGAAGGTTCCAGAGAACGTGCCAGTGGGCTACTGGCTACTCACTGTAAAAGCCACTGATCCAGATGAAGGAGCCAATGGAGAAGTAACCTATTCTTTCCgtaaagtgagagagaaaatgtcCCAACTATTCCAGTTGAATTCTTTGACTGGGGATATAACAGTATTGGGGGATCTAGATTATGAAGACTCTGGATTCTATGATATAGATGTAGAAGCCCATGATGGACCTGGTCTCCGAGCCAGAAGTAAGGTACTGGTGACAGTTTTGGATGTAAATGACAATGCTCCAGAAGTCACTGTTACATCTCTCATCAGCTCTGTCCAAGAAACTTCTCCCCCAGGTACAGTAATTGCACTTTTCAATGTGCACGACAGTGATTCAGGAGAGAATGGCTTTGTCACATGTTCTATTCTGGATAATCTGCCATTCACACTTGAAAAGACCTATGGAAATTATCATCGGCTATTGACATGCAGAACACTGGATAGGGAAGAAGTTTCAGAATATAATATCACGGTAACTGCCACTGATCATGGAATGCCACCACTTTCTACAGAAACTCAAATCTCACTGCAGGTGGTAGACATCAATGACAACCCACCTGCTTTCCCTCATGCTTCCTACTCTGCCTACATTCCTGAAAACAACCCCCGAGGAGCCTCCATTTTATCCATGTCTGCCCAAGACCCTGACAGCGTTGAGAATGCCAGAGTCACATACTCCTTAGCTGAAGACACACTCCATGGGCTGTCTCTGTCTTCCTATGTTTCCATCAACTCTGATACTGGTGTCCTGTATGCACTGTGCTCCTTCGACTTTGAGCAGGTTAGAGACCTGCAACTATTGGTGAGAGCCAGCGACAGTGGGAACCCTCCACTCAGCAGCAATGTGTCCTTGAATATTTTCATTGTGGACCAGAATGACAATGCCCCTGAAATCCTgtacccctctctccccactgacGGTTCCACAGGCGTGGAGCTGGCGCCCCGCTCCGCAGAGCCTGGCTACCTGGTCACCAAGGTGGTGGCAGTGGACAGAGACTCTGGCCAGAACGCCTGGCTGTCCTACCGCCTGCTCAAGGCCAGCGAGCCAGGGCTCTTCGCGGTGGGGCTGCACACGGGCGAGGTGCGCACAGCGCGGGCCCTGCTGGACAGAGACGCGCTCAAGCAGAGCCTGGTGGTGGCGGTGCAGGATCACGGGCAGCCCCCTCTGTCGGCCACCGTCACGCTCACCGTGGCCGTGGCCGACAGCATCCCGGACGTCCTGGCGGACCTGGGCAGCATCGGGACCCCCGCCGACCCAGACGATGCGGACCTCACGCTCTATctggtggtggcggtggcggcAGTCTCCTGCGTCTTCCTCGCCTTCGTCATCGTGCTGCTGGCGCTCAGGCTGAGGCGCTGGCACGCGTCGCGTGTGCTCCAGGCTTCAGGAGGCGGGCTGGTGGGCGTGCCGGCCTCGCACTTCGTGGGCGTGGACGGGGTGCGGGCTTTCCTGCAGACCTATTCGCACGAGGTCTCCCTCACCGCGGACTCGCGCAAGAGTCACCTGATCTTCCCCCAGCCCAACTATGCGGACACGCTCATCAGCCAGGAGAGCTGTGGGAAAAGCGAGCCTCTTCTGGTAACTCAGGATTTACTTGAAACAAAAGGAGATCCTAGTCTTCAACAGGTGAGTCAATCTTGCCACACAAAACACAGGCAGAGAGCTATATAA
- the LOC125100257 gene encoding protocadherin gamma-B2-like — protein sequence MRQSTERSSPALWRQVLLAFLLSLFRGALPNQIRYSIPEELAQNSVVGNLAKDLGLSVQDLPARKLRVSAEKEYFTVNPKSGDLLVSNRIDREQICGKKPLCILDFDTVAENPLNIFHVAVIVQDINDNTPLFKQNKIELKIVESTKPGKTFPLDPALDSDVGPNSLQRYHLNDNEHFDLTEKQTADGRKYPELVLKHSLDREEQNFHQLVLTAVDGGDPPQSGTSQIQIQVTDANDNPPVFIQDIYKVSLQEGVPRGFSVLQVTATDQDEGVNAEITYSFHNVDELVEQFFNLDKITGEITTKDDFDFEIANSYTFSVEAKDPGDLAAHCSIQVEIVDENDCAPEVIITSVFTPLPEDSPPGTVIALIKTRDRDSGENGEVYCQILGKADFMLKSYSKNYYKLVTHGPLDREEIPDYNIIVLATDRGKPPLSSRTNITLHIADVNDNEPVFQQPFYLVHIAENNPPGASIAQVSASDPDLGPNGRVSYSIVASDLEPRALASYVSVSAQSGVVFAQRAFDHEQLRAFELTLQARDQGSPALSANVSLRVLVGDRNDNAPRVLYPALGPDGSALFDTVPRAAQPGYLVTKVVAVDADSGHNAWLSYHVLQASEPGLFSLGLRTGEVRTARALGDRDAARQRLLVAVRDGGQPPLSATATLLLVFADSLQEVLPDVSDRPEPSDPQGELQFYLVVALALISVLFLLAVILAVALSLRRSSSPASWGCFQPGLCVKSGPVVPPTYSEGTLPYSYNLCVASQSAKTEFNFLTVTPEVTPSQDLLCEDVSWVPNTNHEGAGVPFASDVILKVSFNLLDLFSL from the coding sequence atgaggcagagcacagagaggagCAGCCCAGCGCTGTGGCGGCAGGTATTGTTGGCTTTCCTACTGTCTTTGTTCCGCGGGGCTCTCCCGAATCAAATCCGGTATTCAATTCCGGAAGAGCTGGCCCAAAACTCAGTGGTAGGAAACCTCGCCAAGGATCTGGGGCTCAGTGTCCAGGACTTGCCAGCCCGGAAGCTGCGGGTTAGCGCggagaaagaatattttactGTAAACCCTAAGAGTGGGGACTTACTTGTGAGTAACAGAATAGACCGAGAGCAGATATGCGGAAAGAAGCCTCTGTGTATTCTGGATTTCGATACTGTCGCTGAGAACCCACTAAATATTTTCCATGTAGCAGTAATAGTGCAGGATATAAATGACAACACCCCGCTATTCAAACAGAATAAGATTGAATTAAAAATTGTAGAATCCACCAAGCCAGGTAAAACGTTTCCACTGGACCCGGCCCTGGATTCAGATGTTGGTCCAAATTCACTGCAAAGATACCATCTTAATGACAACGAGCACTTTGATCTCACAGAGAAACAGACTGCAGATGGACGTAAATATCCTGAGTTGGTTCTGAAACATTCTTTAGACAGAGAAGAACAGAATTTCCATCAATTGGTTCTAACAGCTGTGGACGGTGGGGACCCACCCCAAAGCGGCACCTCTCAGATCCAAATCCAAGTGACTGATGCTAACGATAACCCCCCAGTGTTCATCCAGGACATATACAAGGTCAGCTTGCAGGAAGGTGTGCCCCGAGGCTTTTCCGTGCTTCAAGTAACAGCTACTGACCAGGACGAGGGTGTCAACGCAGAGATCACCTACTCCTTTCATAATGTGGACGAACTAGTGGAACAGTTCTTTAACTTAGATAAAATAACAGGAGAAATCACGACAAAggatgattttgattttgaaattgcTAATAGTTACACTTTCAGTGTAGAAGCAAAAGATCCTGGAGATCTAGCGGCACACTGCAGTATCCAAGTTGAAATTGTCGATGAGAATGATTGTGCACCTGAAGTGATTATCACTTCAGTGTTTACTCCCCTGCCAGAAGATTCACCACCAGGAACAGTGATTGCCTTAATAAAAACAAGGGATAGAGACTCTGGAGAAAATGGAGAAGTTTACTGCCAAATCTTGGGAAAGGCCGACTTTATGCTGAAATCTTACTCGAAGAACTATTACAAGCTAGTGACACATGGGCCTCTGGACCGGGAGGAGATTCCAGACTACAACATCATTGTATTGGCCACCGACAGGGGAAAGCCGCCCCTCTCCTCCAGGACTAACATCACTCTGCACATCGCAGATGTCAACGACAACGAGCCAGTTTTCCAACAGCCTTTCTATTTGGTTCACATTGCAGAGAACAACCCTCCTGGAGCCTCCATCGCTCAAGTCAGCGCCTCCGACCCCGACCTGGGGCCCAACGGTCGCGTCTCCTACTCCATCGTGGCCAGCGACCTGGAGCCACGGGCGCTGGCGTCCTACGTGTCCGTGAGCGCGCAGAGCGGGGTGGTGTTCGCGCAGCGCGCCTTCGACCACGAGCAGCTGCGCGCCTTCGAGCTGACCCTGCAGGCGCGCGACCAGGGCTCGCCCGCGCTCAGCGCCAACGTGAGCCTGCGCGTGTTGGTGGGCGACCGCAACGACAACGCGCCGCGGGTGCTGTACCCGGCGCTGGGGCCCGACGGCTCGGCGCTGTTCGACACGGTGCCGCGCGCCGCGCAGCCCGGCTACCTGGTCACCAAGGTGGTGGCGGTGGACGCCGACTCGGGACACAATGCCTGGCTGTCGTACCACGTGCTGCAGGCCAGCGAGCCGGGACTCTTCAGCCTGGGGCTGCGCACGGGCGAGGTGCGCACGGCGCGTGCTTTGGGCGACCGGGACGCGGCCCGCCAGCGCCTGCTGGTCGCTGTGCGGGATGGGGGACAGCCGCCGCTCTCGGCCACGGCCACGCTGCTCCTGGTTTTCGCCGACAGCTTGCAGGAGGTGCTGCCGGATGTCAGCGACCGCCCTGAGCCCTCTGACCCTCAGGGGGAGCTGCAGTTTTACCTGGTGGTGGCTTTGGCCTTGATTTCGGTGTTGTTCCTCCTCGCGGTGATTCTGGCGGTTGCCCTGAGCCTGCGCCgctcctccagccctgcctcctggggctgctTTCAGCCTGGTCTGTGTGTCAAGTCAGGACCTGTGGTTCCTCCCACCTACAGTGAAGGGACTTTGCCTTATTCCTACAATCTGTGCGTTGCCTCACAATCAGCTAAGACAGAGTTTAATTTTCTTACTGTCACCCCAGAAGTGACTCCCTCTCAGGATCTCCTCTGTGAAGATGTCTCTTGGGTACCAAACACAAATCATGAAGGCGCTGGGGTCCCGTTTGCATCAGATGTTATTTTGAAGGTGAGCTTTAATTTACTTGACTTATTTTCACTTTAG